In Schlegelella aquatica, one DNA window encodes the following:
- the glcE gene encoding glycolate oxidase subunit GlcE, translating into MSIDTSSDPALARLTEQVRAAAATGTPLDIRGGCTKRFYGGPARGEPLDVRPLSGISSYEPSELVVTARAGTPLAELEAALAEKGQCLPFEPPRFATGGTVGGMVAAGLSGPARAAAGAVRDYVLGATLLNGRAEVLSFGGQVMKNVAGYDVSRLLAGSMGTLGVILEVSLKVLPVAPATATLRFDLDEATALRRLNEWGGQPLPLNASAWWDGTLVVRLRGAAAAVEAAARSLGAERLPEELAQPFWEGLRDQRDEFFAKARAAVQAGACLWRLSVPSVAPPLQLSGEQLIEWGGAQRWWCTSAPASRMREAARAVGGHATLFLARDEDKAGAQVFTPLAPPLERIHRELKRAFDPHGLFNPGRLYPGW; encoded by the coding sequence ATGAGCATCGACACCTCGAGCGATCCCGCTCTCGCGCGGCTGACCGAGCAGGTCCGCGCGGCGGCGGCCACCGGCACGCCGCTGGACATCCGGGGCGGCTGCACCAAGCGCTTCTACGGAGGGCCGGCGCGCGGCGAGCCGCTGGACGTGCGACCGCTTTCGGGCATCTCCAGCTACGAGCCGAGCGAGCTCGTCGTGACGGCCCGGGCCGGCACGCCGCTGGCCGAGCTGGAGGCCGCCTTGGCCGAGAAGGGGCAGTGCCTGCCGTTCGAGCCGCCGCGCTTCGCAACGGGCGGCACCGTGGGCGGCATGGTCGCGGCCGGCCTTTCGGGCCCTGCGCGAGCGGCCGCGGGCGCGGTGCGCGACTACGTGCTCGGCGCGACGCTGCTCAATGGCCGCGCCGAGGTGCTGAGCTTCGGCGGCCAGGTGATGAAGAACGTGGCCGGCTACGACGTCTCGCGCCTCTTGGCCGGCTCGATGGGCACGCTGGGCGTCATCCTCGAAGTCTCGCTCAAGGTGTTGCCCGTGGCACCGGCCACCGCCACGCTGCGTTTCGATCTCGACGAGGCCACCGCCTTGCGACGTCTCAACGAGTGGGGCGGCCAGCCGTTGCCCCTCAACGCGAGCGCGTGGTGGGACGGTACCCTCGTCGTGCGGCTGCGCGGTGCGGCCGCGGCGGTGGAGGCGGCCGCGCGCAGCCTGGGCGCAGAGCGCCTGCCCGAGGAGCTGGCGCAGCCGTTCTGGGAGGGCTTGCGCGACCAGCGCGACGAGTTCTTCGCCAAGGCCCGCGCGGCGGTGCAGGCGGGCGCCTGCCTGTGGCGGCTGTCCGTGCCGTCGGTGGCGCCGCCGCTGCAACTCTCGGGCGAGCAGTTGATCGAATGGGGCGGGGCGCAGCGGTGGTGGTGCACCAGTGCCCCGGCCTCGCGGATGCGCGAAGCCGCACGTGCCGTGGGCGGCCACGCGACGCTCTTCCTTGCGCGCGACGAGGACAAGGCCGGCGCGCAGGTGTTCACCCCGCTGGCCCCGCCGCTCGAGCGCATCCACCGCGAGCTCAAACGCGCGTTCGACCCGCACGGCCTCTTCAACCCCGGCCGCCTGTACCCTGGCTGGTGA
- a CDS encoding FAD-linked oxidase C-terminal domain-containing protein: MNAPLRPDVLGTGPGEAIDRAARQAEVVEALSKVLPGHALLWRREDTVPYECDGLTAYREQPLVVALPEDDAQVAAVLRTCHRLGVPVVARGAGTGLSGGALPHRLGVTLSLAKFNRILQVDPVSRTAVVQSGVRNLAISEAAEPYGLYYAPDPSSQIACTIGGNVAENSGGVHCLKYGLTVHNVLRVRGYTVDGEPMELGSEALDAPGLDLLALFIGSEGMLGVVTEVTVKLVPKPQVARCIMASFDDIRKAGDAVAHVIAAGIIPAGLEMMDKPMIAAVEDFVHAGYDLNAEAILLCESDGTPEEVQEEIGRMVDVLVGSGATRVEVSRDEAQRLKFWSGRKNAFPASGRISPDYMCMDSTIPRKKLADILIAIAEMEKKYGLRCANVFHAGDGNLHPLILFDANDPDQLHRCELFGADILETSVALGGTITGEHGVGVEKLSSMCVQFSPEELEQMRGIKRAFDPRELLNPGKVVPTLHRCAEYGKMHVRKGLLPFPDIPRF; encoded by the coding sequence ATGAACGCCCCCCTGCGCCCCGACGTCCTGGGCACCGGCCCCGGCGAGGCTATCGACCGCGCGGCCCGCCAGGCCGAGGTGGTCGAGGCCCTGTCGAAGGTGCTGCCGGGTCACGCCCTGCTGTGGCGCCGCGAGGACACGGTGCCCTACGAGTGCGACGGCCTGACCGCGTACCGGGAGCAACCCCTCGTCGTGGCGCTGCCGGAAGACGACGCCCAGGTGGCGGCCGTCTTGCGCACCTGCCACCGGCTGGGCGTGCCGGTCGTCGCGCGCGGCGCGGGCACGGGGCTGTCGGGCGGGGCCTTGCCGCACCGCCTGGGCGTCACGCTCTCGCTGGCCAAGTTCAACCGCATCCTCCAGGTCGACCCGGTCTCCCGCACGGCGGTGGTGCAAAGCGGCGTGCGCAATCTCGCCATCAGCGAGGCCGCCGAGCCGTACGGCCTCTACTACGCCCCCGACCCGAGCAGCCAGATCGCCTGCACCATCGGCGGCAACGTGGCCGAGAACTCGGGCGGCGTGCACTGTCTGAAGTACGGCCTGACCGTGCACAACGTGCTGCGGGTGCGCGGCTACACCGTCGACGGCGAACCGATGGAACTGGGCAGCGAGGCCCTCGATGCGCCGGGGCTGGACCTGCTGGCGCTGTTCATCGGCAGCGAGGGCATGCTGGGCGTGGTGACCGAAGTCACCGTCAAGCTCGTGCCCAAGCCGCAGGTGGCACGCTGCATCATGGCCAGCTTCGACGACATCCGCAAGGCAGGCGACGCGGTGGCCCACGTGATCGCCGCCGGCATCATCCCGGCGGGGCTGGAGATGATGGACAAGCCCATGATCGCTGCGGTCGAGGACTTCGTGCACGCGGGCTACGACCTGAACGCCGAAGCCATCCTGTTGTGCGAGAGCGATGGCACGCCCGAGGAGGTGCAAGAGGAGATCGGCCGCATGGTCGACGTGCTGGTCGGCTCGGGGGCCACGCGCGTCGAGGTCAGCCGCGACGAGGCGCAGCGGCTGAAGTTCTGGAGCGGCCGCAAGAACGCCTTTCCCGCCAGCGGCCGCATCAGCCCCGACTACATGTGCATGGACTCGACCATCCCGCGCAAGAAGCTGGCCGACATCCTGATCGCCATCGCCGAGATGGAAAAGAAGTACGGCCTGCGCTGCGCGAACGTCTTCCACGCGGGCGACGGCAACTTGCACCCCTTGATCCTGTTCGACGCCAACGACCCGGATCAACTGCACCGTTGCGAGCTCTTCGGGGCCGACATCCTCGAGACCAGCGTGGCGCTGGGCGGCACCATCACGGGCGAGCACGGCGTGGGAGTGGAGAAGCTCAGCTCGATGTGCGTGCAGTTCTCGCCCGAGGAGCTGGAGCAGATGCGCGGCATCAAGCGCGCCTTCGATCCGCGCGAACTGCTCAATCCCGGCAAGGTGGTGCCCACGCTCCACCGCTGCGCCGAGTACGGGAAGATGCACGTGCGCAAGGGGCTGCTGCCCTTTCCCGACATCCCGAGGTTCTGA
- a CDS encoding FIST signal transduction protein, with translation MPASLFLQGHATHPDWRMALGLALAPVEGRLGSEGYVVRPTLGWIYFTDHLAPHAEAMLAELNRRFPGTHWVGAVGVGVMGSGVEYFDEPAVAVLLSDLPARSFRLFSGVAPLPPRPRWHAAQVHADPRAPDLEDLVQELAARTDAGYVFGGLAAARTRVCHVADGVWEGGLSGVAFADSVEIVSRVTQGCDPLGPTRTVTEAQGQLVVRLDDRPALDCLLTDLGVDATEPRDALPRVQHTLAALSAPATASSGRGGARAGPRPRLGGRPPQASGRALGEDTRVRHLIGIDPRGGGIAVADEPVVGTSLTFCRRDPQAARRDLVRLCAEIREALEPQELWNAPPAASAGTGTLPTEVGGGGRIIRGAVYVSCAGRGGAHFGAPHAELQLVRHALGDVPLVGFFAGGEIAHRHVYGYTGVLTVFTAPTA, from the coding sequence GTGCCTGCATCGCTCTTTCTGCAGGGCCACGCGACACACCCCGACTGGCGCATGGCGCTCGGGCTCGCGCTCGCGCCGGTCGAAGGCCGCCTCGGCAGCGAGGGGTACGTGGTGCGGCCGACATTGGGTTGGATCTACTTCACCGATCACCTCGCGCCTCACGCCGAAGCGATGCTGGCCGAGCTGAATCGCCGTTTCCCGGGCACGCATTGGGTGGGGGCGGTGGGGGTCGGCGTCATGGGCAGCGGGGTGGAGTATTTCGACGAGCCGGCCGTCGCCGTGCTGCTCTCCGACCTGCCGGCGAGGTCCTTCCGGCTCTTTTCGGGGGTGGCCCCGTTGCCGCCGCGTCCGCGCTGGCATGCCGCGCAGGTGCACGCCGATCCTCGCGCCCCGGACCTGGAAGACCTGGTGCAAGAACTCGCCGCGAGGACGGACGCGGGCTATGTCTTCGGGGGGCTCGCCGCCGCGCGCACCCGCGTTTGTCACGTCGCCGACGGCGTGTGGGAGGGCGGGCTGTCCGGAGTCGCCTTTGCGGACAGTGTAGAGATCGTCTCGCGCGTGACGCAAGGCTGCGACCCGCTCGGACCGACGCGCACGGTGACCGAGGCGCAAGGCCAGCTGGTCGTGCGTCTCGACGATCGCCCGGCCCTCGACTGCCTGCTGACCGACCTGGGCGTGGACGCCACCGAGCCGCGCGACGCCCTGCCTCGCGTGCAGCACACGCTGGCGGCGCTCAGTGCCCCCGCGACGGCGTCTTCTGGGCGGGGCGGCGCCCGCGCCGGGCCGCGGCCCCGCCTGGGCGGGCGGCCACCGCAGGCGAGTGGGCGGGCGCTCGGCGAGGACACCCGCGTGCGCCATCTCATCGGCATCGATCCGCGCGGCGGCGGCATCGCGGTGGCCGACGAGCCGGTCGTCGGCACCTCGCTGACCTTCTGCCGCCGCGACCCGCAGGCCGCCCGGCGCGACCTGGTGCGCCTCTGCGCCGAGATCCGCGAGGCGCTCGAACCGCAGGAACTGTGGAACGCTCCGCCCGCTGCGTCTGCCGGGACGGGGACGCTGCCGACCGAGGTGGGCGGCGGGGGAAGGATCATCCGGGGTGCGGTGTACGTTTCGTGCGCAGGCCGGGGCGGCGCGCACTTCGGCGCCCCGCATGCGGAACTCCAGCTGGTGCGGCACGCGCTGGGCGACGTGCCGCTCGTCGGGTTCTTCGCCGGCGGCGAGATTGCGCACCGCCACGTCTACGGCTACACCGGGGTGCTGACGGTCTTCACGGCGCCTACGGCCTGA
- a CDS encoding PhaM family polyhydroxyalkanoate granule multifunctional regulatory protein, translating to MNDASGPGSQMPGFDFLRQLGAQAGSAALPFAQWIAPTLDPQELDKRIADLRAVQFWLEQNAKMVAATVQAMEVQRMTLAALQTMNVPLESMKDALLARPAPPQAAGAAPAAAAAPASAAQPPAAEASAGSAAPVGALPLVDPIQWWGALTQQFAQLAGNALKEVGASAATPAASGTGGGSPEAGAAGDGGSRSPSRPRRAATKRPPGAR from the coding sequence ATGAACGATGCAAGTGGACCGGGCAGCCAGATGCCCGGATTCGACTTTCTGCGCCAGCTCGGCGCCCAGGCGGGATCGGCCGCGCTGCCCTTCGCGCAGTGGATCGCACCGACCCTGGACCCGCAGGAGCTGGACAAGCGCATCGCCGATCTGAGGGCGGTGCAGTTCTGGCTGGAGCAGAACGCCAAGATGGTCGCGGCCACCGTGCAGGCGATGGAGGTGCAGCGCATGACGCTGGCCGCCCTGCAGACGATGAATGTGCCGCTGGAATCCATGAAGGACGCGCTCTTGGCCCGTCCGGCGCCGCCCCAGGCCGCCGGGGCGGCGCCTGCGGCTGCCGCCGCCCCGGCCTCTGCGGCGCAGCCTCCCGCCGCAGAGGCCTCGGCGGGGAGCGCGGCCCCTGTTGGCGCCCTGCCGCTCGTCGATCCGATCCAGTGGTGGGGGGCGCTCACGCAGCAGTTCGCCCAGCTCGCCGGCAACGCCTTGAAGGAAGTAGGCGCGTCGGCCGCCACGCCTGCGGCGTCCGGCACGGGCGGAGGTTCGCCCGAAGCCGGGGCGGCGGGCGACGGCGGGTCGCGCAGCCCCTCCCGGCCGCGCCGCGCGGCAACGAAGCGTCCGCCCGGCGCGCGCTGA
- a CDS encoding porin yields the protein MKRIALVAALAAAYAAPAFAQSNVTIYGRLNVSVERQKAGGESLTGMVDNSSRIGFRGTEDLGGGLKALFMLEHGFNADTGTNQGAMWGRESWVGLEGGFGRLRLGNTPSGTYFATADYISMHNHDTGTSSDALYAYVMRDTNKISYTTPSLGGLTAELQYSLKETTTGGDNAWEIAANYQAGPLHLGGGYVKFGEDKLFVIRALYEMGAFTFGGYYERDDFDGDKRNNFRLAGMYTMGASEFHLNFGLAGDVGDLDDSGAKQFTLGYNYNLSKRTKLYAFYTRINNENNAAYAPARLQGNLSIGNGQNFSSFAVGVRHNF from the coding sequence ATGAAACGAATCGCTCTCGTGGCCGCCCTGGCCGCTGCATACGCGGCTCCCGCGTTCGCCCAAAGCAACGTGACCATCTACGGTCGTTTGAACGTCTCCGTCGAGCGCCAGAAGGCCGGCGGCGAGTCGCTGACGGGCATGGTCGACAACTCCTCCCGTATCGGCTTTCGTGGCACGGAAGACCTGGGCGGTGGCCTGAAAGCGCTGTTCATGCTGGAGCACGGCTTCAACGCCGACACCGGCACGAACCAAGGCGCCATGTGGGGTCGCGAGAGCTGGGTCGGTCTGGAAGGCGGCTTTGGGCGTCTGCGTCTGGGCAACACCCCGAGCGGCACCTACTTCGCGACCGCCGACTACATCAGCATGCACAACCATGACACGGGCACGTCGTCGGATGCGCTGTACGCCTATGTCATGCGCGACACCAACAAGATCTCCTACACGACGCCCAGCCTCGGCGGCCTGACGGCTGAACTGCAGTACAGCCTGAAGGAAACCACCACCGGCGGCGACAACGCGTGGGAAATCGCGGCCAACTACCAAGCAGGCCCTCTGCACCTGGGAGGCGGCTACGTGAAGTTTGGTGAGGACAAGCTCTTCGTGATCCGTGCCCTGTACGAAATGGGCGCCTTCACGTTCGGCGGTTACTACGAGCGCGACGACTTCGACGGCGACAAGCGCAACAACTTCCGTCTGGCCGGCATGTACACCATGGGCGCCTCCGAGTTCCACCTGAACTTCGGCCTGGCCGGTGACGTGGGCGACCTCGACGACTCGGGTGCCAAGCAGTTCACGCTCGGCTACAACTACAACCTGAGCAAGCGCACCAAGCTGTACGCGTTCTATACCCGCATCAACAACGAAAACAATGCGGCTTACGCGCCCGCCCGCCTGCAAGGCAACCTGTCGATCGGCAACGGGCAAAACTTCAGCTCCTTCGCCGTGGGCGTGCGGCACAACTTCTGA